The DNA segment AATTTTGCCCACGACTAGAGGAATTAAATACAGTTGCTTTATATGCGAGAACATGAATCAGACCTTTGCTTACAATACACGATCCTAAGAGGATTCAGTTAAGTGCAGTGCAGATGACAAACAAAGTGTACCCCGCGGAGTAATGTACATACTCTGGTTGATGTACTCCAAAGCCTTGGAGCGGATTAAAACTAATATCCCTTAATCCTGTTTACAGAATGTTCAGTCGCACGATGCTTCTCAAGTTCTTTGCCTCGCCAGAATTAAATTCTTCTCGCAGCTTTTGTTACACGGTAATTGCTATCAAGTGttctccaagttcgtaacataAGAGGAACAGAGGATCGTTCTTGTCCGGTTATGCTCAAAGTTTACAATTTGAAAACGACAAGATTCTAGTTGCAAGTAAAAACGTGCAGCTCTGTTCGACGAAAGGAAGAAACGGTTGAAAATGAATGGTTACCGGTTACAGCGACGATGGCACCCATCCGCTGGCAGCCTTCGACGATGATGAGCTTCTGCTGGGGCGAGGTACGGGCGAACACAATTTCGGTGTGATACCTGAGAATCTCGTCCAGTTGGTCGGAGTTCAGTTCCCTGAGTTCGGTTCCGTGGATGACGGCGGCTTTGGCTTCGCGAGGATTGACTTCGGATACCGGGATGTTCAACCGTTGAGCGATGTCCTCGACGGTTTCGTTACCTGACGATGCAAGATACCATTCTTATCAACACGACTGTTTCAACAACTCTGAGAACTGTTTTACCAATATAACGGAGTAATGAAGTTGAAGTTAAGTTTTAAAAGAGATACACAGAACTAGACCACCTAAATATCAAGGGTTGTTGTCACGTAAATTTCTGATTTAAAGTAAAAACTGACCTTCAGAGATGATGCCGACGGATTTGGCAATGGCTTTGGCAGTGATCGGGTGGTCACCGGTTACCATGATGACCTTGATGCCGGCGGAACGGCACTTGGCGACCGCGTCGGGCACCGCAGCCCTGGGCGGGTCGATCATAGACATCAGGCCCACAAAGCGGAGTCCGTCTACCGGGAAGTTCGGGTCGTCCGAGTTGAACTTGAAGCCGATCGGGAATTTGTCGGACGGCAGTATGTAGTCGCAGAAACCGAGCACACGTTCACCAAGACCGCCCAGTTCGAGGTAAGCATTGTTGAACGCCTCCTTCATCTCCTCGTCCAGCACCTTCTCCTTGCCACCGATGAAAATGGTCGAGCAACGATCGAGAATCCTCTCCGGCGCGCCCTTCATCACCAACAGGTGTCTCGGGTCCTCTGGGTTGTCCGACTCGTGGATGGATACCTGGTACTTGTTGGTCGAGTTGAACGGGATCTCGCAGACCTTCTTGTTACGTTTCCTGATGCTCATCACGTCGCCAAGAGCCAGTTCCATGCATTTCAAGAGAGCAGCCTCCGAAGCGTCGCCGTTCACTTCCCTCTTCAGAATCGGTTGTCCTTCCTGGCCTGGCTTGAACTCGGCGCGGTTGCAGAGGGTCGCGATCTTGGCCAACGCCTTGAACCCGGGACTGGTACGGTCGTATTGGAGCCCTGATTGATCCTCTGTCGTGTCGGCTTCGATGATCTGATTGTCGAACCACATGTGAGCGACGGTCATACGGTTCTGCGTCAATGTGCCGGTCTTGTCCGAGCAGATGGTCGAGGTCGAGCCCAGTGTTTCGACGGCCTCCAGATTCTTAACCAGACAATTCTTAGACGCCATTCGTTTCGCGGTCAATGTCAAGCAAACGGTAACGGTAGCGAGCAAACCCTCCGGCACGTTAGCCACGATGATACCGATCAAGAATATTACAGCGTCGAGCCAATGGTAGCCGAGAATGAACGCGATTATGAAAAACGTGACACCGAGGAACACGGCCACACCGGTAATCAAATGAATGAAGTGGTGGATCTCCTTAGCAATCGGTGTCTCACCGGTATCAAGGCCGGATGCTAAACCAGCGATCCTTCCCATCACCGTCTGATCGCCACAGCAGATCACCACCCCCTTCGCGGTGCCTTCGACGGCGTTTGTCGAGAAGAACGCGAGATTTTTCGTTTCCAACGGGTTCTCGTTCGTGAATTCCGGAGACCTCGACTGGGGCTCGGATTCGCCTGTCAGCGAGCTGTTGTCCACTTTGAATCCCCGCGACTCGATGATCCTGATGTCCGCCGGTATACGATCGCCGAATTTCACCTCGACCACGTCCCCGAGCACCAACTCCTCCGCCCTCAGCGTCAGCTTCTCGCCCTCCCTGATCGCGGTCGCGTACTGCGGTACCATGTTCTTGAACGACTCCATGATCTTGCTGGACTTGCTCTCCTGGTAGTACGAGAATATGCCTGTGACTATCACCACGGCGGCCAACACGATGCCCAGGTAGAGATTGTCGTCGTTCGGGTCCTCGCTGGTCGTCGCCTGGATCGAGTACGCGATGAAGCAGAGGATCGCGCCGATCCACAGCAGCAACGCGAAACCGCCGAACAGATTCTTGCAGAATTTCACCCATTCCGGTGTCTGTTTCGGCGGGGTCAACGCGTTCGGACCGTCCCTCTCGAGGTTCTCCTTTGCCTTCGCATGGCTAAGGCCCTGAAACAGCACGATCGAGCGTTGTTAACGCGTACTAATGCGTTAGTGGCTGCCAAAGGGCAGCCATTATGGTACCCGTTCTTCCGTTTCGTTCGAAGTTAACAGAAAGAGCAATGCTCACGGTTAAGTAAAACCTGTGGGGACCAAGTTATCTTGGTCACCTACGATTAGTGGATGTACAAAGGAAACTTTCTGAGTTTACTGAGTAAAATTAAGGGTGGgaagtataaaatattcattgagaatttTTCTAATTAATATAATCGCTATGTAACTTTTTATATGTAACGTATCGATGGTAATGATATTAAAGAACGTTATTGTTAAAGAAAACGACAGAAGTCGGAGATGAGACAGTTTGTTGGATTTGGATTCGTATTATTTATACTTTTCATCGCGAGAGCTACCCCCttattttttacttttacaCCTTTCTTGCCTTCCGATCGACTCGTACGTATCAGTATCGTGGAGAAACGGTTGCGACGCGTTCCGCAATCAGCTCTGCTAAATAAGGGACATCATGAATTTCGCGTCAACGATGATACTCGAGAGCTTTAAATAACACGATCGATCGAAGGCGCGCGACGCCTGCACCGCGGCCgtaaaaagagaaagaggaaacGCTGGTTTCGCGTCAGCCTCGTGTAATTATTCTAAACTGGAACGCGAGTTTGCATGGAAAAACCTTCGGCTCTTTTTATTCGTCTATCCAGTTTTCGTTCGAGCGTTCGTTGAAAAAGATATCTGAAAGTTGCGACTGGGCGAGAATTTTCAACGCTTCAGGCGTGGCTAGTGGTAGTCGTGTTCGAAATATTCTTTTGGGAAATATATTATTGACAGTAAAGTAAAATCTGAATAAACTAAGGGTATATGAAACGCGGTAATAGAAATTATAGTTAGTCGATTGCAAAATAGATTTGAAAAATTCCCTTGCAATCACTCAATTGCTTTTGCCCTTTTCGAAGTTTTACTTTCGTCGCTTACGTTTTCGGGGTGCGTTTGAAATCTCTGATACAGTTCCTCGGGCGTGATTTTGTGGAAGTCAATGTCCAACTCCTGTTTCAAGTCCTCTAGATTATCCGTCTTCCGCTTTGGGTTCTTCCGCCGCGACTGTTTTGGGAAAATAAACAGGGTTAGTTAAATTGCTGTAATTAAACGCGTTGGATTAATCAGGGGTATGTTATTTCAGGTTAagcatatatacacacacagatGTCCATTAAAAAGTATTAAGAGTATTAagtattaaatattttaaataaatactgTAACAGTATATCTGTCCAGCGATAATAATTTCTGTGATACGATAAGGTTTCTTTAAAAAAGACAAGCATCTCAATACTTTTGAACGAGACTTTATATAATATACACACGCGACTTTTCTTTAACAATTAAATCACTATGTAAGCTGCGGAATTAGCGAGCTAGCAATCGCGTTTACGAGGATACGTATAACTACTCAACACTTTGAGCCCTATTAGCGTCATATAACATCTTGCATAATTTTTTACAGTGCTTTGTGAGCGTCAAACGATGTGCCCTCTAGATTTaatgaataaaaaatatattttatcgaATCACGAGCATTCTTTTTGTATCAAAAAAAGTTTATTGTAAACAAATTTAGTGAACCTCTATAAGTAATTAAACATAAAAAAGTCTTGAAAGACATTTTTTCAAACTACGTCGAAATACTTCAGAACATCGTACTCAGCTCTGTATTAAAATTGACAGAGCTCAAAGTGTTGCGTTTATGAGTACCAATATTTTTCTCTTAATACCCTCAGGTGTACACGATATCACAAAAACAATATTCTCTCGTAGAGAGAACCTTGGATGGGTTGAACATAAAAAATATTTAGTCGAAAAGCAGTTTGTTACAACATATCTCAACTATGTCGTTCTTTTTCAATTTCTCATGCTGGTGAAAATAAATTTGAACAGAGTAACAAACAAGTTAAGCAGGACATTAAAACCCTCGTACGTGAGAATTAATCGTCACAGGTTAATTAAACATCATTCATTAGCGTAGACACGAGAACTATCGAGGGACCTGTTCGAATGTACACTCTGACAAACCCTTCACCCCCCCTGTTAGTCGTTCATCCTAAATGAACGCGAAACGTTCAACTCGTGGCAACTTCCACGCGAATGAACTTCATTTCAAGTAATTTGTACAGTGTTTATTACATGTTAGTAGCTCGTGTTACAACGTGTCCAAGTATATACAGCGCGAGAGACAGTGTGTTAGTACCGATCACCAGACAGGATAGAAGAGCCCTTCGTTTTTGCAGTAGAcagaagagaagaaaaattgATTGAAACCGGAAAAGTGTCTTATGGAAAGAAAGAGACAGAACAGGAAACGAAGAAGTCATTTTTAGAAGAATTCTGTGAAAGCATAgttaaagagagaaagagagagagaatttccaGAGGAGAATGGTTAGTTCGGAGACGACggtgaagagaaagagaattgaGAGCAGAGAATTCGCGGGGCtcgtggaaatagcgattgtaggatAGCAGAGAGAATGGCGTCTCTCTGCAATGAAGCCAAGCCCCGCGGACAGACGAAAAATCGCCGGCGTAACAGACGGGCGACCATCGTGGATCGGAAGTCCCATTATTGAATACCTTGTACATCCCGTCGGCTGTTTTGTTGTCGTCGCGAATTTTCGGTAACGTTGCGACCCTGTACGAGTCTGAGCGGCCATGCTGTAAAAAATGAGATGgtgaaaaaaaatacaaaataaatCGATGAGTCGTAACGGCACCGTGCGAAAAACTCACAAGATTACAACTCAttaaaaatggaaataaaagTGTCGCGATTAGAGATGCCACGCGGTTCGGGTTCGATGACGTGAATTGTGGTGACGATGGAGTCGAAGCGTGTGTGATTCACTCTCGAAAGATCGCTCTTCAACATTCTAGCAAGCTCGAGTAAAATGAAAACGCACACAAAGCACTCCACATTCAATCCAGATTTGTAAATGAGTTTACGTTTCCCAAGCtttcgaatttcaactctctttCGTCTGTTCGCCCCATTTACGAAATACAACGCGAGACGCGTTTAATAATGGACGATCGTCGTCCAAGCAATTTTCCACCGCTCTATTCGCAGTTCCTTCCGATATTAAGATTGGACATGAAAATACAACGATGCAGAATTGTTTGGCTTTCGAAAAACACTCGAATCAAACGCGCGTTTGAATCCGAAACGTTACGGTTTGGATAACGCCCGCTTCCGGTACCAGTTCGACAGAGGCGCGTCGATGGAAATCGTTCGTTAATCGACTACCAAATTAATTCTGACGGCTCGTTGTGTGCTTCTGTTCGAAGGACGCTGCTTTCTTTGTTACCAACTGCGAGTTTTACGAAACTCGAGGGCGACATTGAATCGAACTTGTACGGTGATTCTGTTTTAACTCCTTATGTGTTGTAGTTGTCTATTTAAACTGCAGCATATAATTTAATGCTTAATATAAGgattatatattgtacaagAATAAAGAAAGAATCGAAGAAAAAGAGACTCATTCTATTAAATGTTATCGAAGATATCAAGTGGAAATAGGGGTTGTTGCGGTTCCGCAGTGCCTATACGCGGGCCAGATATTCGTTTCAATGCTGCAAATACGGTGATTTCGATGTCAACGAATAAGAACACGCGCTGGGAATGATAGCCAGTGGTTAAAATCTCTGGctctaataataataaataaaatttccatttcaatctATTCGAATCGCGTGAATAAACTTAAACAGCCACTCgcagctatttaaatcgcgaagaATGGGGTTTCATTTAGGCGTGAGAATCGTAGAAGGAACAGAATATTCACGGAGTGGCTCCAGAGGAGTATCTCCGCGTTGCCACGAACAAGTAATCTAATTTTCTCGACACTCCGAATGCATACGAACGACGTAGTAATGCGAGCACCGATGAAATCTCGAAACGTTCCTCCGTAGGGGTTGTTCCCAAGGCTGAACCCTTAGAAAGTCGATGACAAATTACGAATTCGCGAAGGGTCGCACCCCTCTCTCGCGCAAAATGATACTTGGAAACTTGATTCATCGATTCTAGTCGGATTAGTCATGTCTGCGCTCGCAAACAGCTTACGCAGCTATCGACGCACCCTGAGGAGACTTTGTGCGAAAACTCTTCTACGTACGTTGCGTGTGTTTAGAAATTGAATGAGAAGTATTATTGAAAGTACGAGGACCCTAACAGTTCCGTTCAAGCTTTCCACGAAGGTGTCGTTCTTTTGGATTTCGATGCTTTTGATCTGTCGCGCCGCGTATCGATCGGGTTCGCGAACGTGTGCGTGTGTGCCACGAGCGATGCGATAATTGTCACTCGTTGCAGAAGATTTTGCTTAGCCGCAGTGCAGTAAATTGTCTCGACCTCTCGTCGACTCGGAACGGTGATTGCAATCCCGTACGTGTCGCGGAAGTAAGTGAAACAGATTAACGCCTGGCCAGTGGTTCTCAATGTCGAACGGACGACGTCAAGTCGGCACGAACGTCGCGTCGGATGGACTTAATTGTTTCGCTATCTTCTTCCTTTTTCCTCGATTTTTATTTCGTTTCTGCGATATTAGAAAGAGAATTTTCAATAATATTAGAAGATATATCTTTTAATAATCCCTTCTTTTTTAATAGGATTTTTTTGTTGAAAATTAGATAGCAAAGTTTGCGCAGTATGTATCTTTCAATGCACTAATCAAGATATTTTGATTCAGATCATGGAGCTTCCTCCGCGAACAAGTTTTCCAAGCTGCTACGGTCAAAGTGAAACTTCCAAAAGCTTCTGTCTCCTCGTTTAGCGAACTTTTTCATCCAGGTGAGTAAAAATTTTGTAATCAGCGAGATCGAAGGTTTCAGTTCAGTCCAAACTTTGTGTTTATACATAGAAGACAGAATTAATTacataatattaataaaatagtGTCTGGTTCGATTGTAGCCAAATTTACTCTCTTTAAATAAACGAACGACTTTCCACGCATGCACGTGGACTGATAAGGAGAAATGTTATCTAATCAGTTTCGATAcagtaaagaaatattaattaaagaTGTAATCATTTCATCGTAAAATTATTATTCATACTTCAACTTTTTGCAGCTTGGCGATTTCATCGTTGAAGGTTCCACGATCGAGCGTTAAGCCCCATAAGACGTCGAGGAAAGATAATGTTTAACTATTTAATTAGTTATCGAAACATCTGGCTTGATCTCCAGACCACGGAGAATGAgaaaatgtttcacagtaaAATAATTATACTTCTCCGTGTCGATTCCTCCGAATTCTAACGAATCAAACTCACGAAGAACACTATTCGAGTACTTGGAAATGAATTTCTCCGAGTAATCGAACGGAATTTGAACAGAAACGGTCGATCGCCACTGATAAAGATCATCATAAATAAAGGgcaaaaatgaatgtgaaatgaatgaaacgtggaaacgttgAAAATGGCATCGAAGGTGGAGCGGACGTGGTTCAGCGCGGGCGACGAATGCTCAGCCTCTCTCTATTGATCCAAATGATACAGACACAAAGGTACGCGGCCGTTCGTAAACGATTTTAACGAGCGGTGTGTGTCGACGGCAGCTCTCGTTCCGTCGAAATAAATTGCCTCGGATAGCCGAGCGCTGTGTCATGCCCTCCCGGCTCGCCGTATGACCGATATTTCAATGGCTTATTCCACTTCCGCTCCTTCCATTTCCCATAAATCCGAGCGTAGGGCTCCGCGCGCTCGTACATCTTCCAATAAAAAGAACATCTCGCGCGTCTCGCAAGCCTTAACGATACTTATACAACTCTGACTCTGACTCTGAATGtgataattatttttttaaattatcctCTGCTTCTTTTTATGCTTCTTTTTTCCTGTTTTCGGTTCTTACGATTCTACGTATCGCGTGAAATATCTGGAATTGCGGTCagcgtttaatacgaggattcATCGGACGGTTTGAGGCACTTGAATCGCGCGCCACGTGTCTGACCTTTAGAGGACTAATACCGCTTACCCCCGCGGAGCGAATTTCCCTTTTAACGTCACGATCGTTCGCGAATCCGATTTTGCAAATGGTCGATGCACGTCGCGTCCACGGTGTCTTCTTATTGCCAGTGTCAACAGTTGCTACGTCCAAGCGCAAAGCCGATTGTCCTAGTTCGCCTAATCAATGCCCTTTGTGTCCAACGACCGTTCGTTGATGGCCTCCAGTTCTCAGCCGCGCGATTCGAAAGGTCTGAACTTTGTTTACGGTAAAAAAGATTCGTCGCTGCGAGGGGAACGGAAATTCTAGAATCGTAAAAGCGCGCCACCGTCGCGGGCCCTGATTGGTTAATTGGAAGTCGTACAACAATTCCCGCGAGAAATTCCAGCTCGCCTCTTAATCTCCACCTACACCTCCGCGAGAACACCGGCCAATCGCGTCGCTCGCTCGACTTATGTTTTAAACGAGTCATTTTTCAATCAAAAACTCTTTTAGGACAGAGAACCGCTCTTCGAACCGTCGCGCGCGTCGCGCTGCGCTTTCGAGACCCGTTCGATCG comes from the Xylocopa sonorina isolate GNS202 chromosome 1, iyXylSono1_principal, whole genome shotgun sequence genome and includes:
- the Atpalpha gene encoding sodium/potassium-transporting ATPase subunit alpha isoform X5, whose product is MHGRSDSYRVATLPKIRDDNKTADGMYKSRRKNPKRKTDNLEDLKQELDIDFHKITPEELYQRFQTHPENGLSHAKAKENLERDGPNALTPPKQTPEWVKFCKNLFGGFALLLWIGAILCFIAYSIQATTSEDPNDDNLYLGIVLAAVVIVTGIFSYYQESKSSKIMESFKNMVPQYATAIREGEKLTLRAEELVLGDVVEVKFGDRIPADIRIIESRGFKVDNSSLTGESEPQSRSPEFTNENPLETKNLAFFSTNAVEGTAKGVVICCGDQTVMGRIAGLASGLDTGETPIAKEIHHFIHLITGVAVFLGVTFFIIAFILGYHWLDAVIFLIGIIVANVPEGLLATVTVCLTLTAKRMASKNCLVKNLEAVETLGSTSTICSDKTGTLTQNRMTVAHMWFDNQIIEADTTEDQSGLQYDRTSPGFKALAKIATLCNRAEFKPGQEGQPILKREVNGDASEAALLKCMELALGDVMSIRKRNKKVCEIPFNSTNKYQVSIHESDNPEDPRHLLVMKGAPERILDRCSTIFIGGKEKVLDEEMKEAFNNAYLELGGLGERVLGFCDYILPSDKFPIGFKFNSDDPNFPVDGLRFVGLMSMIDPPRAAVPDAVAKCRSAGIKVIMVTGDHPITAKAIAKSVGIISEGNETVEDIAQRLNIPVSEVNPREAKAAVIHGTELRELNSDQLDEILRYHTEIVFARTSPQQKLIIVEGCQRMGAIVAVTGDGVNDSPALKKADIGVAMGIAGSDVSKQAADMILLDDNFASIVTGVEEGRLIFDNLKKSIAYTLTSNIPEISPFLAFILCDIPLPLGTVTILCIDLGTDMVPAISLAYEEAESDIMKRHPRNPFTDKLVNERLISMAYGQIGMIQAAAGFFVYFVIMAENGFLPLHLFGIRKMWDSKAINDLRDSYGQEWTYRDRKTLEFTCHTAFFVSIVIVQWADLIVCKTRRNSIIHQGMRNWALNFGLVFETALAAFLSYTPGMDKGLRMFPLKFVWWLPALPFMFAIFIYDETRRFYLRRNPGGWLEQETYY
- the Atpalpha gene encoding sodium/potassium-transporting ATPase subunit alpha isoform X8, giving the protein MSRRKNPKRKTDNLEDLKQELDIDFHKITPEELYQRFQTHPENGLSHAKAKENLERDGPNALTPPKQTPEWVKFCKNLFGGFALLLWIGAILCFIAYSIQATTSEDPNDDNLYLGIVLAAVVIVTGIFSYYQESKSSKIMESFKNMVPQYATAIREGEKLTLRAEELVLGDVVEVKFGDRIPADIRIIESRGFKVDNSSLTGESEPQSRSPEFTNENPLETKNLAFFSTNAVEGTAKGVVICCGDQTVMGRIAGLASGLDTGETPIAKEIHHFIHLITGVAVFLGVTFFIIAFILGYHWLDAVIFLIGIIVANVPEGLLATVTVCLTLTAKRMASKNCLVKNLEAVETLGSTSTICSDKTGTLTQNRMTVAHMWFDNQIIEADTTEDQSGLQYDRTSPGFKALAKIATLCNRAEFKPGQEGQPILKREVNGDASEAALLKCMELALGDVMSIRKRNKKVCEIPFNSTNKYQVSIHESDNPEDPRHLLVMKGAPERILDRCSTIFIGGKEKVLDEEMKEAFNNAYLELGGLGERVLGFCDYILPSDKFPIGFKFNSDDPNFPVDGLRFVGLMSMIDPPRAAVPDAVAKCRSAGIKVIMVTGDHPITAKAIAKSVGIISEGNETVEDIAQRLNIPVSEVNPREAKAAVIHGTELRELNSDQLDEILRYHTEIVFARTSPQQKLIIVEGCQRMGAIVAVTGDGVNDSPALKKADIGVAMGIAGSDVSKQAADMILLDDNFASIVTGVEEGRLIFDNLKKSIAYTLTSNIPEISPFLAFILCDIPLPLGTVTILCIDLGTDMVPAISLAYEEAESDIMKRHPRNPFTDKLVNERLISMAYGQIGMIQAAAGFFVYFVIMAENGFLPLHLFGIRKMWDSKAINDLRDSYGQEWTYRDRKTLEFTCHTAFFVSIVIVQWADLIVCKTRRNSIIHQGMRNWALNFGLVFETALAAFLSYTPGMDKGLRMFPLKFVWWLPALPFMFAIFIYDETRRFYLRRNPGGWLEQETYY
- the Atpalpha gene encoding sodium/potassium-transporting ATPase subunit alpha isoform X4 yields the protein MGDKHGRSDSYRVATLPKIRDDNKTADGMYKSRRKNPKRKTDNLEDLKQELDIDFHKITPEELYQRFQTHPENGLSHAKAKENLERDGPNALTPPKQTPEWVKFCKNLFGGFALLLWIGAILCFIAYSIQATTSEDPNDDNLYLGIVLAAVVIVTGIFSYYQESKSSKIMESFKNMVPQYATAIREGEKLTLRAEELVLGDVVEVKFGDRIPADIRIIESRGFKVDNSSLTGESEPQSRSPEFTNENPLETKNLAFFSTNAVEGTAKGVVICCGDQTVMGRIAGLASGLDTGETPIAKEIHHFIHLITGVAVFLGVTFFIIAFILGYHWLDAVIFLIGIIVANVPEGLLATVTVCLTLTAKRMASKNCLVKNLEAVETLGSTSTICSDKTGTLTQNRMTVAHMWFDNQIIEADTTEDQSGLQYDRTSPGFKALAKIATLCNRAEFKPGQEGQPILKREVNGDASEAALLKCMELALGDVMSIRKRNKKVCEIPFNSTNKYQVSIHESDNPEDPRHLLVMKGAPERILDRCSTIFIGGKEKVLDEEMKEAFNNAYLELGGLGERVLGFCDYILPSDKFPIGFKFNSDDPNFPVDGLRFVGLMSMIDPPRAAVPDAVAKCRSAGIKVIMVTGDHPITAKAIAKSVGIISEGNETVEDIAQRLNIPVSEVNPREAKAAVIHGTELRELNSDQLDEILRYHTEIVFARTSPQQKLIIVEGCQRMGAIVAVTGDGVNDSPALKKADIGVAMGIAGSDVSKQAADMILLDDNFASIVTGVEEGRLIFDNLKKSIAYTLTSNIPEISPFLAFILCDIPLPLGTVTILCIDLGTDMVPAISLAYEEAESDIMKRHPRNPFTDKLVNERLISMAYGQIGMIQAAAGFFVYFVIMAENGFLPLHLFGIRKMWDSKAINDLRDSYGQEWTYRDRKTLEFTCHTAFFVSIVIVQWADLIVCKTRRNSIIHQGMRNWALNFGLVFETALAAFLSYTPGMDKGLRMFPLKFVWWLPALPFMFAIFIYDETRRFYLRRNPGGWLEQETYY